One window of uncultured Trichococcus sp. genomic DNA carries:
- a CDS encoding EpsG family protein, producing the protein MTLYLFTFLALLVLAITEALQGNKKMVLIGGGFLAILAGFRYHTGYDFVSYKSFFDDMTGIQDVFNGKLDAEAGYLFLNYLFLNLGLNYYTFLLFFAFLTMFLLVKYLYRNVPYPSLMLFYYFSRFFLARDMGQIRGSLASIILLYSVKYIKSKEFAKFMAVVLIASLFHVTALIFIAGYIYENHLYNGKWSQVGILFSLAVVAGLIVKSPSLYLWAIPGRYAPYFTNPAYTSGKWLMNPVLWMQLLIFFGTLLFTKIQQDEKYRTYHNLYLFASLILIAFGNLETVGGRLSSPFATYEMFVAPYFILNFTKNKLLNLIFAIGFTVVIFLLIFILSGDYQYFIPYRTLLNG; encoded by the coding sequence ATGACACTTTATCTTTTCACATTCCTTGCGCTGCTGGTGCTTGCCATCACGGAAGCTCTGCAGGGCAACAAGAAGATGGTGCTGATCGGCGGCGGTTTTTTGGCCATTCTGGCCGGCTTTCGGTATCACACGGGTTATGACTTTGTTTCCTACAAATCATTTTTCGATGATATGACCGGCATCCAGGATGTCTTCAACGGCAAACTTGATGCGGAAGCGGGTTACCTGTTCCTGAATTATCTCTTTTTGAACCTGGGCTTGAATTACTACACTTTCTTGCTGTTCTTTGCTTTCCTGACGATGTTCCTGCTTGTGAAGTATCTGTACCGCAATGTGCCTTATCCGTCCTTGATGCTGTTCTATTACTTTTCGCGCTTCTTTTTGGCGCGGGATATGGGGCAGATCCGGGGCTCGTTGGCCAGCATCATCCTGCTTTATTCGGTCAAATACATCAAATCGAAGGAATTCGCCAAATTCATGGCGGTCGTGCTGATCGCTTCACTGTTCCACGTCACGGCTTTGATTTTCATCGCGGGCTATATTTATGAAAACCATCTCTACAACGGTAAGTGGAGTCAAGTGGGAATATTGTTCTCACTTGCGGTTGTCGCCGGACTGATCGTGAAGAGCCCGAGCCTGTACCTGTGGGCGATCCCGGGCCGGTATGCGCCGTATTTCACCAACCCCGCTTACACAAGCGGGAAATGGCTGATGAATCCGGTCCTCTGGATGCAGCTGCTGATCTTTTTCGGGACGCTCCTGTTCACGAAAATCCAGCAGGACGAGAAATACCGGACCTACCACAATCTGTACCTTTTCGCTTCACTTATCCTGATCGCCTTCGGTAACCTGGAGACGGTAGGTGGAAGGCTCAGCTCGCCGTTCGCGACCTACGAAATGTTTGTGGCTCCGTACTTCATCCTGAATTTCACGAAGAACAAGCTGCTCAATCTGATTTTTGCGATCGGCTTTACGGTCGTCATCTTCCTGCTGATCTTCATCCTTTCCGGGGATTACCAATACTTCATTCCGTATCGGACACTTCTGAACGGATGA
- a CDS encoding glycosyltransferase family 1 protein — MTQPKRVLHFQGRMGKGGAETFMMNAYRNIDRSKYQFDFVIYEEFADVRPYHDEIAALGGKIFVVPNPNKQPLRYIKTVSKLLQENQVDIVHNEIFFGGGLNLWLAARAGVKKRIAHSHATSDGKGNRFPYSIVRPIFNNLMMKYATDFLGCSDEAGIGLFGKEQPFVMLPNGINLDRYRNVPVTKAEMHVQLGIPEDSFVIGHIGRFEEQKNHRLLLKIFQHILKKHPNTYLLSVGAGSLEAEIHGLAKELGVSEHVLFLGEREDIAELLKAMDVFLLPSLYEGLPIVAVEAQAANVKLVMSTEVSEDTVLSENVRFVPLDADLDRWEAEVMGEPKGNRPKSEMEAFDMLKTAKALEKIYDAKEVTA; from the coding sequence ATGACTCAACCTAAACGTGTCCTGCATTTCCAGGGCAGAATGGGAAAGGGCGGGGCGGAGACGTTCATGATGAACGCCTACCGCAACATCGACCGTTCCAAGTACCAATTCGATTTCGTCATCTATGAAGAGTTTGCCGATGTGCGTCCCTACCATGACGAAATCGCCGCATTGGGGGGCAAGATTTTCGTCGTGCCGAACCCGAACAAACAACCGCTGCGCTACATCAAAACCGTCAGCAAACTGCTGCAGGAGAACCAAGTCGATATCGTCCACAACGAAATCTTCTTCGGCGGCGGCCTGAACTTGTGGCTGGCTGCCAGAGCCGGCGTCAAAAAACGCATCGCCCACAGCCATGCGACTTCCGACGGCAAAGGCAACCGATTCCCGTACAGCATCGTGCGACCGATCTTCAATAACTTGATGATGAAATACGCAACCGATTTCCTTGGCTGCTCTGATGAAGCTGGCATCGGGCTGTTCGGCAAGGAGCAGCCTTTCGTTATGCTTCCGAACGGCATCAACCTGGATCGTTACCGCAACGTGCCGGTGACGAAGGCAGAAATGCATGTGCAGTTGGGCATTCCGGAAGACTCCTTCGTGATCGGTCACATCGGCCGCTTCGAAGAACAAAAAAATCACCGGCTGTTGCTGAAGATTTTTCAGCATATCCTGAAGAAACACCCGAACACGTACCTGTTGTCGGTCGGGGCCGGCAGTCTCGAAGCAGAGATCCACGGCTTGGCAAAGGAATTGGGCGTCTCCGAGCATGTGCTTTTCTTGGGCGAACGCGAAGATATCGCCGAATTGCTGAAAGCGATGGATGTCTTCCTGTTGCCTTCGTTGTATGAAGGTTTGCCGATCGTGGCGGTGGAGGCTCAGGCAGCCAACGTCAAATTGGTGATGTCGACGGAAGTATCGGAGGACACGGTGTTGTCCGAAAATGTCCGGTTTGTACCGCTGGATGCGGATCTGGACCGTTGGGAAGCCGAAGTCATGGGCGAGCCGAAAGGCAACCGTCCGAAATCGGAAATGGAAGCTTTTGATATGCTGAAGACCGCAAAAGCACTGGAAAAAATCTACGATGCGAAGGAGGTCACGGCATGA
- a CDS encoding glycosyltransferase family 2 protein, which translates to MENKPFFSIVIPAYNCAGTIRATLESIAAQRVSDFEVIIVNDGSKDATADVLQAFVAEDSRFSFITIPNNGPGNARNQGIARAKGTYLFLMDADDEIERHTLERYQAILISEAPDLIVASYNLRVLDDQEIVSEKQVIAEDRIYASNAAFLENLYPLMNKQLMYVIWNKIYRLDIIREHQIAFPSYSSCEDRLFNIAYYRHAQKVVTTSEVLYQYAFEGKSSLTNKYFDNKFETFLEFYNELLGLTDKDLGGFSALFLKGTMSCIIPLHGKSCPLDWAGKKTYIEKILQHPRVQYATAYSLTDTPIRKIMKLLFQSKSIYLNYFASGMMHLLSNASPKLIEKLKGNF; encoded by the coding sequence ATGGAAAACAAACCTTTTTTCAGCATCGTGATCCCGGCGTACAACTGCGCCGGCACCATCCGTGCCACTTTGGAAAGCATCGCCGCGCAGAGGGTCAGCGATTTTGAGGTCATCATCGTGAACGACGGCTCGAAGGACGCGACTGCGGACGTTCTGCAGGCGTTCGTTGCCGAGGACAGCCGCTTCTCTTTCATCACCATCCCGAACAACGGGCCAGGAAACGCGCGCAATCAAGGGATTGCGCGCGCGAAGGGGACGTATTTGTTTTTGATGGATGCGGACGACGAAATCGAGCGCCATACTTTGGAACGCTACCAAGCGATCCTCATTAGCGAGGCCCCGGACCTGATCGTGGCTTCCTACAATCTGCGGGTGCTGGACGACCAGGAGATCGTTTCGGAAAAGCAGGTCATCGCCGAAGATCGAATCTACGCTTCGAACGCGGCGTTCCTGGAGAATCTTTATCCTTTGATGAACAAGCAGCTGATGTATGTCATCTGGAACAAAATTTACCGTCTGGACATCATCCGCGAGCACCAGATCGCCTTTCCGAGCTATAGCAGCTGTGAGGACCGTTTGTTCAACATCGCTTATTACCGCCATGCCCAAAAAGTCGTGACGACCAGCGAAGTGCTCTACCAATACGCCTTCGAAGGCAAGAGCAGCTTGACGAACAAGTATTTCGACAATAAGTTCGAGACGTTCCTGGAATTCTACAATGAATTGCTGGGCCTGACCGACAAGGATCTGGGCGGCTTCAGCGCGCTGTTCCTGAAGGGCACGATGTCCTGCATTATCCCGTTGCACGGAAAAAGCTGCCCGTTGGATTGGGCAGGCAAAAAGACCTACATCGAAAAAATCCTGCAGCATCCGCGTGTGCAGTACGCAACGGCGTACAGCCTGACCGATACGCCGATCCGGAAAATTATGAAGCTATTATTCCAATCGAAATCGATTTACCTGAACTATTTCGCTTCCGGCATGATGCACCTCTTGAGCAATGCGTCGCCGAAATTGATTGAAAAACTCAAAGGAAATTTCTAG